A section of the Kribbella voronezhensis genome encodes:
- a CDS encoding iron-sulfur cluster assembly protein, protein MSTVTPAAKTSLASEVTAALATVVDPELDEPITDLGFVRSIRIDDVGVTVHLRLPTSFCAPNFAYLMAADAQDALRRVPGAGRVMVLLDDHHDSDRINAGLALNAGYRGTFGPEAEDSLDELRRIFQRKAHTAAMERCVMALLRTTDRKLEDLHELTLGELPGGPHKEALLRRRTDIGLGIGPDDLVVVDEDGRPVAQSAVPLRLRYAKAVRVSVEGNAHFCRGLLATRYDDEPGGLTTHITDTRRAS, encoded by the coding sequence ATGAGTACGGTCACCCCTGCTGCGAAGACCAGTTTGGCGAGCGAGGTGACGGCGGCCCTGGCGACCGTCGTCGACCCCGAACTGGACGAGCCGATCACCGACCTCGGTTTCGTCCGGTCGATCCGGATCGACGACGTCGGGGTGACCGTCCATCTGCGGCTGCCGACGTCGTTCTGCGCACCGAACTTCGCCTACCTGATGGCCGCCGACGCTCAGGATGCGCTGCGGCGCGTCCCGGGCGCCGGCCGGGTGATGGTGCTGCTGGACGATCACCACGACTCGGACCGGATCAACGCCGGCCTGGCCCTGAACGCCGGCTACCGCGGCACATTCGGGCCCGAGGCGGAGGACAGCCTGGACGAGTTGCGGCGGATCTTCCAGCGCAAGGCGCACACCGCCGCCATGGAGCGCTGTGTGATGGCGCTGCTCCGGACGACCGACCGGAAGCTCGAGGACCTGCACGAGCTCACACTCGGTGAGCTTCCGGGGGGCCCGCACAAAGAGGCCCTGTTGCGGCGCCGGACCGACATCGGGCTCGGCATCGGCCCGGACGACCTGGTCGTCGTCGACGAGGACGGCCGGCCGGTGGCGCAGTCCGCCGTACCGCTTCGGCTTCGGTACGCGAAGGCGGTCCGGGTCTCCGTGGAGGGCAACGCGCACTTCTGCCGGGGCCTGCTCGCGACCCGGTACGACGACGAGCCGGGCGGGCTGACCACTCACATCACCGACACGAGGAGAGCGTCATGA
- the groL gene encoding chaperonin GroEL (60 kDa chaperone family; promotes refolding of misfolded polypeptides especially under stressful conditions; forms two stacked rings of heptamers to form a barrel-shaped 14mer; ends can be capped by GroES; misfolded proteins enter the barrel where they are refolded when GroES binds), translating into MAKELRFNSEARRLLESGVNALADAIKVTLGPKGRNAVLEKLTGPPTITNDGVTIAKEIQLREPFANMGAQLVKEVAMKTNGVVGDGTTTATVLAQAMVREGLRAVDGGANPMRVRRGIEQTVPVVVETLRSWAAEVGGAQDLRHIATLAASDDESIGDVVAEAVERVGRNGIVTTEESETFGLSVNVVDGIDFDHGYISMYMVTDRERMEAVYDNPVILLTNKKISQVQDIMPTVEVAKRADRPLVVLAEDVDGPALQLLVGGNMHNTMRSVVVRAPGFGHRRIAELEDLAVALGGRVIATDTGLDLSEVTLDHLGSCDRITITENDTTIVGGHGDANLVSARLAQLETQFERARIEADQDNLQLRMARLSGRVAVIRVGGATSVELKERMLRVEDSLAATRAALEEGVVAGGGVALVQAQEAVSRVELTGDAAVGREVVRRALPEPLRWIAINAGYDGDEVAAKVASLPLGTGFNALTGHYADMFDEGIMDPLKVTRAALESAASIAALIITTETAVVEEVLGNPGAIMAPGFGDLAEGMVRPSNIY; encoded by the coding sequence ATGGCAAAGGAACTGAGGTTCAACTCAGAGGCAAGGCGGTTGCTGGAATCCGGGGTGAACGCTCTGGCCGACGCGATCAAGGTGACGCTCGGACCGAAGGGCCGCAACGCCGTCCTGGAGAAGCTGACCGGGCCGCCGACCATCACCAACGACGGCGTCACGATCGCGAAGGAGATCCAGCTCCGCGAGCCGTTCGCCAACATGGGCGCGCAGCTGGTCAAGGAAGTCGCGATGAAGACCAACGGCGTGGTCGGCGACGGCACCACGACCGCGACGGTGCTGGCCCAGGCGATGGTTCGCGAAGGCCTGCGGGCGGTGGACGGCGGCGCCAACCCGATGCGGGTGCGGCGGGGCATCGAGCAGACCGTTCCGGTCGTGGTGGAGACGCTGCGGTCGTGGGCGGCCGAGGTCGGCGGGGCGCAGGACCTGCGGCACATCGCTACGTTGGCGGCCAGCGACGACGAGTCGATCGGCGACGTCGTCGCCGAGGCGGTCGAGCGGGTCGGCCGCAACGGGATCGTCACCACCGAGGAGTCCGAGACCTTCGGCCTGTCGGTGAACGTTGTCGACGGCATCGACTTCGACCACGGCTACATCTCGATGTACATGGTCACCGACCGGGAGCGGATGGAGGCGGTCTACGACAACCCGGTCATCCTGCTGACCAACAAGAAGATCTCCCAGGTGCAGGACATCATGCCGACCGTCGAGGTGGCCAAGCGCGCCGACCGGCCGCTCGTGGTGCTGGCCGAGGACGTCGACGGACCGGCGTTGCAGCTCCTGGTGGGCGGCAACATGCACAACACGATGCGGTCGGTCGTCGTCCGGGCGCCCGGCTTCGGTCACCGCCGGATCGCCGAGCTGGAGGACCTCGCGGTGGCCCTCGGCGGGCGGGTGATCGCGACGGACACCGGGCTGGACCTGTCCGAGGTCACGCTGGACCACCTCGGCTCGTGCGACCGGATCACGATCACCGAGAACGACACCACGATCGTCGGCGGCCACGGCGACGCGAACCTGGTCTCGGCCCGGCTGGCGCAGCTGGAGACGCAGTTCGAGCGGGCCAGGATCGAGGCCGACCAGGACAACCTGCAACTGCGGATGGCCCGGCTGTCCGGGCGGGTCGCCGTGATCCGGGTCGGCGGCGCGACGAGTGTCGAGCTCAAGGAGCGGATGCTCCGGGTCGAGGACTCGCTGGCCGCGACCCGGGCCGCGCTCGAGGAAGGCGTGGTGGCCGGCGGGGGAGTGGCGCTGGTCCAGGCCCAGGAGGCGGTCTCCCGGGTCGAACTGACCGGTGACGCGGCCGTCGGCCGCGAGGTGGTCCGCCGGGCGCTGCCCGAGCCGCTGCGCTGGATCGCGATCAACGCCGGGTACGACGGCGACGAGGTGGCCGCCAAGGTGGCGTCGCTCCCGTTGGGGACCGGCTTCAACGCGCTGACCGGTCACTACGCCGACATGTTCGACGAGGGGATCATGGATCCGCTGAAGGTGACCCGGGCCGCGCTGGAGAGCGCGGCGTCGATCGCGGCGCTGATCATCACGACGGAGACAGCGGTGGTCGAGGAGGTGCTCGGCAATCCGGGCGCGATCATGGCTCCCGGCTTCGGCGACCTGGCCGAGGGCATGGTCCGCCCGTCCAACATCTACTGA
- the mimD gene encoding propane 2-monooxygenase effector subunit MimD, which translates to MHFGSDTEFSNKCGVTLMNTPIGRVVAEVMGAKEGVELTEYPSMIRVDGTGLLNFDYAELTDALGSEFDGSVFEEISSTHYGRMVHLDDKTILFASPEDAAEYIGFDLVRK; encoded by the coding sequence ATGCATTTCGGATCCGACACCGAGTTCTCCAACAAGTGCGGGGTCACCTTGATGAACACCCCGATCGGCCGGGTGGTCGCCGAGGTGATGGGCGCCAAGGAGGGCGTCGAGCTGACCGAGTACCCGTCGATGATCCGGGTCGACGGCACCGGGCTGCTGAACTTCGACTACGCCGAGCTGACCGACGCGCTCGGGTCGGAGTTCGACGGCTCGGTGTTCGAGGAGATCAGCTCCACCCACTACGGCCGGATGGTCCACCTGGACGACAAGACCATCCTGTTCGCCAGCCCGGAGGACGCTGCCGAGTACATCGGCTTCGACCTGGTCAGGAAGTGA
- a CDS encoding S53 family peptidase: protein MKRSRRTALAIAAAGAVVAVAALPVASAAPAEQKVSGGRPSWAVASADRGPTDPGTELEARVYLAGRDPQAMTAYALAVTDPHNAAYRHFLSAAEVNRRFGPTAEQTRAVTSWLKSSGLKVTSTDSHYVGFRGSVDKVQRAFDVQLHDFADANGLHRAPTGEVKVPARIASAVQGVVGLEDPAKQGVRAKSADEVAALTAPRATEPDPWGPSPALYRAEPCSNYWGEKPATDQPKSDGKTRPWTLCGYGPQELRKAYGLDRTSLTGRGVTVGIIDPYASPTIEADVAAYANKHVSQGWRPGQLKQYTTPGGSPDCFGGPPNAIYVEEALDIEAVHAMAPDADVAYVGAKDCSDPSLLDALNRLVDHHLADMVSNSWGDGANGPATEAIRQAYEDVFQRAAIQGIGVYFSSGDCGVEDPVTGCGRNEDSNGVQTEYPPESVWVTGVGGTTMALGPDYRKVFEAGWGNIRSEKKADGSGWDPDPRAGYPAAFTGGSGGGTSAKVRQPAYQAGVVPAKLARTLLTGETSAYPMRVVPDVAMDGDNNTGMMVGQTWLKADGTVGYLEVRLGGTSLSSPLMAGLQAVAQQAQRSPIGFANPQLYQRAGSRAFDDVTDTPFGPNELLNVVRNDYSNITDPTSPIKTRLYTFGLNGPIKAVTGYDDVTGVGTPSSTYAQSYQR, encoded by the coding sequence GTGAAGAGATCCAGGCGAACCGCGCTGGCGATCGCGGCGGCCGGGGCGGTGGTGGCCGTCGCCGCGCTGCCGGTGGCATCGGCCGCGCCGGCCGAGCAGAAGGTGTCCGGCGGGCGTCCGAGCTGGGCCGTCGCGTCGGCCGACCGCGGACCGACCGATCCGGGCACGGAGCTCGAGGCGCGGGTGTATCTGGCCGGACGCGACCCGCAGGCGATGACGGCGTACGCGCTGGCAGTGACCGATCCACACAACGCTGCCTACCGGCACTTCCTGTCCGCCGCCGAGGTGAACCGGCGATTCGGGCCTACTGCTGAGCAGACCCGTGCCGTCACGTCGTGGCTGAAATCGTCCGGCCTGAAGGTGACCAGCACCGACTCGCACTACGTCGGCTTTCGCGGGTCGGTGGACAAGGTGCAGCGGGCGTTCGATGTGCAGCTGCACGACTTCGCCGACGCCAATGGGTTGCACCGCGCACCGACGGGTGAGGTGAAGGTCCCGGCCCGCATCGCGAGCGCCGTACAAGGCGTTGTCGGGCTGGAGGACCCTGCAAAACAAGGCGTTCGGGCCAAATCGGCGGACGAGGTCGCGGCACTCACCGCTCCACGCGCGACCGAGCCCGACCCGTGGGGACCGAGTCCCGCGCTGTACCGCGCGGAGCCGTGCTCGAACTACTGGGGCGAGAAGCCGGCCACCGACCAACCCAAGTCCGACGGCAAGACGCGGCCGTGGACGCTGTGTGGCTACGGTCCGCAGGAGTTGCGCAAGGCGTACGGACTGGATCGGACCAGCCTGACCGGGCGCGGCGTGACGGTCGGGATCATCGACCCCTACGCGTCGCCGACGATCGAGGCCGACGTCGCGGCGTACGCGAACAAGCATGTCTCGCAGGGCTGGCGGCCGGGTCAGCTGAAGCAGTACACGACTCCCGGCGGATCACCCGACTGCTTCGGCGGCCCACCGAACGCGATCTACGTCGAGGAGGCGCTGGACATCGAGGCCGTCCACGCGATGGCACCGGACGCGGACGTCGCGTACGTCGGCGCCAAGGACTGCAGTGACCCGAGCCTCCTGGACGCGCTGAACCGGCTGGTCGACCACCACCTGGCCGACATGGTCAGCAACTCGTGGGGCGACGGCGCGAACGGGCCGGCCACCGAGGCGATCCGGCAGGCGTACGAGGACGTCTTCCAGCGGGCCGCGATCCAGGGCATCGGCGTGTACTTCTCCTCGGGTGACTGTGGAGTCGAGGACCCGGTCACCGGCTGCGGGCGCAACGAGGACTCCAACGGCGTACAGACCGAGTACCCGCCGGAGAGTGTGTGGGTGACCGGCGTCGGCGGTACGACGATGGCGCTCGGGCCGGACTACCGGAAGGTCTTCGAGGCCGGCTGGGGCAACATCCGCTCGGAGAAGAAGGCCGACGGCAGTGGCTGGGACCCGGATCCGCGGGCGGGCTACCCGGCCGCGTTCACCGGCGGGTCCGGCGGTGGCACGAGCGCGAAGGTGCGCCAGCCGGCGTACCAGGCCGGTGTCGTACCGGCGAAGCTGGCGCGGACGCTGCTGACCGGTGAGACGTCGGCGTACCCGATGCGGGTCGTGCCGGACGTCGCGATGGACGGCGACAACAACACCGGCATGATGGTCGGGCAGACCTGGCTGAAGGCGGACGGCACCGTCGGCTACCTGGAGGTCCGGCTCGGCGGGACCAGCCTGTCGAGCCCGTTGATGGCGGGTCTGCAAGCGGTGGCCCAGCAGGCACAGCGCTCGCCGATCGGCTTCGCGAATCCGCAGCTGTACCAGCGGGCCGGGTCGAGGGCGTTCGACGACGTCACCGACACCCCGTTCGGACCGAATGAACTGCTGAACGTCGTCCGCAACGACTACAGCAACATCACCGACCCGACCAGCCCGATCAAGACCCGCCTCTACACCTTCGGCCTGAACGGCCCGATCAAGGCGGTCACCGGCTACGACGACGTCACCGGCGTGGGTACGCCGAGTTCGACCTACGCCCAGTCCTACCAACGCTGA
- a CDS encoding NAD(P)-dependent alcohol dehydrogenase, which translates to MRAVQVVGYHTKLQLTEVPEPRIAGPLDVVVRIGGAGVCRTDLHILEGQWAEKSGVALPYTIGHENAGWVHAIGDAVTNVKVGDKVILHPLITCGLCRACRFGDDVHCENSRFPGIDTDGGYAEYLRTTARSVVRIDDSLEPADVAALADAGLTAYHAVAKVARSTRPGDICVVIGAGGLGHIGIQVLKAISAVTVVVVDRNPAAVQLAVEIGADHGIVADGTQVRQVLELTGGKGAEAVVDFVGEGGATAEGVAMLRRAGNYYVVGYGENLDVATIDIISTEINFIGNLVGSYNDLQELMVLAAQGKVTLHTTKYPLADFQQAIDDLDAGLVRGRAILIP; encoded by the coding sequence ATGAGGGCGGTACAAGTCGTCGGCTACCACACCAAGTTGCAGCTCACCGAAGTACCGGAGCCGCGGATCGCCGGGCCGCTCGATGTGGTGGTCAGGATCGGCGGCGCCGGGGTCTGCCGGACGGATCTGCACATCCTCGAAGGGCAGTGGGCCGAGAAGAGCGGCGTCGCGCTGCCGTACACGATCGGACACGAGAACGCCGGGTGGGTGCACGCGATCGGCGACGCGGTCACCAACGTGAAGGTCGGCGACAAGGTGATCCTGCATCCACTCATCACCTGCGGCCTGTGCCGCGCCTGCCGCTTCGGTGACGACGTGCACTGTGAGAACAGCCGGTTCCCTGGTATCGACACCGACGGCGGCTACGCCGAATACCTCCGTACCACGGCTCGCAGCGTGGTCCGGATCGACGACAGCCTCGAGCCGGCGGATGTCGCGGCCCTCGCCGACGCGGGCCTCACGGCGTACCACGCGGTCGCCAAGGTGGCCCGCTCCACCAGGCCCGGCGACATCTGCGTGGTGATCGGCGCGGGCGGCCTCGGGCACATCGGCATCCAGGTACTGAAGGCGATCTCGGCGGTCACCGTGGTGGTGGTCGACCGCAACCCGGCGGCCGTCCAGCTCGCCGTCGAGATCGGCGCGGACCACGGGATCGTTGCCGACGGCACCCAGGTGCGGCAGGTGCTGGAACTGACCGGTGGCAAGGGCGCGGAGGCCGTCGTCGACTTCGTCGGCGAGGGCGGTGCGACCGCCGAGGGCGTGGCGATGCTGCGCCGGGCCGGCAACTACTACGTGGTCGGGTACGGCGAGAACCTCGACGTCGCGACCATCGACATCATCTCCACCGAGATCAACTTCATCGGCAATCTCGTCGGCTCCTACAACGACCTGCAGGAGCTGATGGTGCTGGCCGCGCAGGGCAAGGTCACCCTGCACACCACGAAGTACCCGCTGGCCGACTTCCAGCAGGCGATCGACGACCTCGACGCGGGACTCGTCCGCGGCCGGGCGATTCTCATCCCTTGA
- a CDS encoding amidohydrolase family protein gives MYEHEGEKYFVVDAHIALWDGRASNQKNIHGKQFIDCFYDYHKNLSPTDAVWDYDTYTYYGGQRLLKDLFEDGYVDHAIFQPAILGEFYRTGFGQTEEALELTRQNPGRLTYNHAWDPRFGEEGLKQLREDAGRMNLKGVKLYTAEWHGDSRGWKLDDPWSRRYLEECLELGIKNIHVHKGPTIRPLDRDAFDVADIDKVATDYTDLNFIVEHVGLPRLEDFCWIATQESNVYGGLAVAMPFIHTRPGYFAQILGELLYWIGEDKILFSSDYAIWTPKWLVEKFVDFQLPAGQSEYGPITVEQKKKILGLNAAALYDLDVPEELRLPTDAGDTDAEVAAGAKEAVAS, from the coding sequence ATGTACGAGCACGAGGGTGAGAAGTACTTCGTCGTCGACGCCCACATCGCGTTGTGGGACGGCCGCGCGTCCAACCAGAAGAACATCCACGGCAAGCAGTTCATCGACTGCTTCTACGACTACCACAAGAACCTCAGCCCCACCGACGCCGTCTGGGACTACGACACCTACACGTACTACGGCGGGCAGCGGCTGCTGAAGGACCTGTTCGAGGACGGCTACGTCGATCACGCGATCTTCCAGCCGGCCATCCTCGGCGAGTTCTACCGCACCGGGTTCGGCCAGACCGAGGAAGCACTCGAGCTGACCCGGCAGAACCCGGGCAGGCTGACCTACAACCACGCCTGGGACCCGCGCTTCGGCGAGGAAGGGCTGAAGCAGCTCCGCGAGGACGCGGGCCGGATGAACCTCAAGGGCGTGAAGCTCTACACCGCCGAATGGCACGGCGACTCGCGCGGCTGGAAGCTCGACGACCCGTGGTCGCGCCGCTATCTCGAGGAGTGCCTCGAGCTCGGCATCAAGAACATCCATGTCCACAAGGGCCCCACCATCCGGCCGCTGGACCGCGACGCCTTCGACGTGGCGGACATCGACAAGGTGGCGACCGACTACACCGACCTGAACTTCATCGTCGAGCACGTCGGCCTGCCCCGGCTGGAGGACTTCTGCTGGATCGCCACCCAGGAGTCCAACGTGTACGGCGGTCTCGCGGTCGCGATGCCGTTCATCCACACCCGGCCCGGCTACTTCGCCCAGATCCTCGGCGAACTGCTCTACTGGATCGGCGAGGACAAGATCCTGTTCTCCAGCGACTACGCGATCTGGACGCCCAAGTGGCTGGTCGAGAAGTTCGTCGACTTCCAGTTGCCGGCCGGCCAGTCGGAGTACGGGCCGATCACGGTCGAACAGAAGAAGAAGATCCTCGGGCTGAACGCTGCCGCGCTGTACGACCTCGACGTCCCCGAGGAGCTGCGGCTGCCCACCGACGCCGGTGACACCGACGCCGAAGTGGCCGCCGGGGCGAAGGAGGCCGTGGCGTCATGA
- a CDS encoding aromatic/alkene monooxygenase hydroxylase subunit beta, translated as MTQSAVPKQRSFPKIEFTDSEAGALEFPSSKSRAYNYYQPAKLRATMYEDVTVDVQPDPDRHLSQGWIYGFGDGPGGYPKEWTAAKSSNWHAFLDPNEEWDQTIYRNNSAVVHQVDLCLQNAKRARVYDGWNAAWLKFIERNLGAWMHAENGLALHVFTSIQRSGPTNMINTAVAVNAAHKMRFAQDLALFNLDLSEADVPFDGSAHIGVWKDAPEWQPTREVVERLTAVGDWCELLFATNIVFEQLVGSLFRTELVMQIAARNGDYITPTIVGTGEYDYDRDLNYTRNLFRLLSRDEEFGETNKVLFGEWLATWVPRCLDAAQALQPIWSQPADKPVTFASSLDAAKQKFRSLLEDLGLDSPKELDQ; from the coding sequence ATGACGCAATCCGCAGTACCGAAGCAGCGCAGCTTCCCGAAGATCGAGTTCACCGACTCCGAGGCCGGCGCGCTGGAGTTCCCGAGCTCGAAGAGCCGGGCCTACAACTACTACCAGCCGGCCAAGCTGCGCGCGACGATGTACGAGGACGTCACGGTCGACGTGCAGCCGGACCCCGACCGGCATCTGAGCCAGGGCTGGATCTACGGCTTCGGCGACGGCCCCGGCGGCTACCCGAAGGAGTGGACGGCCGCGAAGTCGTCGAACTGGCACGCCTTCCTCGACCCGAACGAGGAGTGGGACCAGACGATCTACCGGAACAATTCCGCGGTCGTCCACCAGGTCGACCTCTGTCTGCAGAACGCCAAGCGAGCCAGGGTGTACGACGGCTGGAACGCCGCCTGGCTCAAGTTCATCGAGCGCAACCTCGGCGCCTGGATGCACGCCGAGAACGGCCTGGCCCTGCACGTCTTCACCAGCATCCAGCGGTCCGGGCCGACCAACATGATCAATACCGCGGTCGCCGTCAACGCCGCCCACAAGATGCGGTTCGCCCAGGACCTCGCCCTCTTCAACCTGGATCTGAGCGAAGCCGACGTACCGTTCGACGGCAGCGCCCACATCGGGGTCTGGAAGGACGCGCCCGAGTGGCAGCCGACCCGTGAGGTGGTCGAGCGGCTGACCGCGGTCGGCGACTGGTGCGAGTTGCTGTTCGCCACCAACATCGTGTTCGAGCAGTTGGTCGGATCGCTGTTCCGGACCGAACTGGTGATGCAGATCGCGGCCCGCAACGGCGACTACATCACCCCGACGATCGTCGGCACCGGCGAGTACGACTACGACCGCGACCTGAACTACACCCGCAACCTGTTCCGGCTGCTGAGCAGGGACGAGGAGTTCGGCGAGACCAACAAGGTGCTGTTCGGCGAATGGCTCGCCACCTGGGTACCGCGTTGTCTCGACGCGGCCCAGGCGCTCCAGCCGATCTGGTCGCAGCCGGCCGACAAGCCGGTCACCTTCGCGTCGAGTCTCGACGCCGCCAAGCAGAAGTTCCGTTCGCTGCTCGAGGACCTCGGGCTCGACTCACCGAAGGAGCTGGACCAGTGA
- a CDS encoding lysylphosphatidylglycerol synthase domain-containing protein produces the protein MRVRHQQFGTFLRLAKAVVTNRAVQVTALLGAVLLSLWNVERVPHTSVLPAAIGLLPFAIGKYILCPLRWHALAASGRTRVWHVRAYAESEILGLISPWHAGADLWRVHRLETTGVRRSAAVAAVALDRFVGAVGLVVAVAVCGIALPPIVLVVALGLAALVLVAAVLVRRRRPGLAGSWPWPSPTVFAVGVVLSIGYQATILGLLIGALQAVGDSVSAFQLVAVFGASQLAGALPGVHGASPREGALVAGLASIGVSWTAAFGAVALTALLYWVPALLFGGGCFFLRWRGWFTEPRPATPCARSTGAALIATAPVPRTAEGQ, from the coding sequence GTGCGCGTCAGGCACCAACAATTCGGGACATTCCTGCGACTCGCCAAGGCGGTCGTCACCAATCGGGCCGTCCAAGTCACCGCGCTGCTGGGTGCCGTGCTGCTGTCGCTGTGGAATGTCGAACGGGTCCCGCACACGTCCGTGCTGCCCGCCGCCATCGGGCTGCTGCCGTTCGCGATCGGCAAGTACATCCTGTGTCCGTTGCGCTGGCACGCACTGGCGGCCAGCGGCCGGACCAGGGTCTGGCACGTGCGGGCGTATGCGGAGAGCGAGATCCTCGGTCTCATCTCACCGTGGCACGCCGGCGCCGACCTCTGGCGGGTGCACCGCCTGGAAACCACCGGCGTACGACGATCCGCCGCGGTCGCCGCGGTCGCGCTGGACCGGTTCGTCGGTGCCGTCGGACTCGTCGTGGCCGTCGCGGTCTGCGGGATCGCACTGCCGCCGATCGTGCTCGTGGTCGCTCTCGGACTCGCCGCCCTGGTCCTCGTAGCAGCCGTTCTCGTACGCCGGCGGCGCCCTGGTCTCGCCGGCAGTTGGCCGTGGCCGTCGCCCACCGTGTTCGCGGTCGGCGTCGTGTTGTCGATCGGCTACCAGGCCACGATTCTCGGATTGCTGATCGGGGCGCTCCAAGCGGTCGGGGACTCCGTGTCGGCGTTCCAGTTGGTCGCCGTGTTCGGAGCCAGCCAGCTCGCCGGCGCGCTGCCAGGCGTCCACGGAGCGAGTCCCCGCGAAGGCGCTCTCGTGGCCGGCCTGGCATCGATCGGTGTTTCGTGGACAGCGGCCTTCGGTGCGGTGGCGCTCACCGCCTTGCTCTACTGGGTCCCGGCGCTGTTGTTCGGCGGCGGCTGCTTCTTCCTCCGGTGGCGCGGCTGGTTCACCGAGCCACGACCGGCGACCCCGTGCGCACGGAGTACAGGTGCCGCGCTCATCGCGACGGCACCTGTTCCCCGGACGGCCGAAGGTCAGTAG